A genomic segment from Peribacillus sp. ACCC06369 encodes:
- a CDS encoding CDP-glycerol glycerophosphotransferase family protein — protein MAKEFAIGIYLFCFKILFSIFKLFPLHGKTTFVTSFGDNCQYIADEMDKQDISVQKVFLMKPSSHIEVKDDGKTIVLPFESKNIIAMFRSIYHLATSKWIIIDNYFGFLSAISFKKQVTCVQVWHAAGAVKQFGAKDPSIQNRSAGARKRFLEVYKKFDYVTAGSERMAEIFQESFQLPTSHILRTGIPRTDFFFNDEAKKTARSALLAKYPELEHKKIMLYAPTFRNDGLNNGEIALNLELLYKELQGENYALLLKLHPAVKAEHDLRHKFPGFVYPVNSEFHVNQLLISTDLLITDYSSIPFEFSFLERPMIFFAYDLENYVQERGFWEDYSSSMPGSVVSTTEELLRKIRAADHPFMKIAPFNQKWNQYSTGNSSRNLVDFLFK, from the coding sequence GATAGGGATTTATCTTTTTTGTTTCAAAATTTTATTCTCTATCTTTAAACTTTTCCCTTTACATGGCAAAACGACCTTTGTCACATCATTCGGGGACAATTGCCAATATATCGCAGATGAAATGGACAAGCAGGACATTTCTGTTCAAAAAGTGTTTTTAATGAAACCGAGCAGTCATATAGAAGTGAAGGACGATGGGAAAACCATCGTCCTTCCGTTTGAATCTAAAAATATCATTGCCATGTTCCGATCCATTTATCATCTCGCTACATCAAAATGGATTATCATTGATAATTATTTTGGCTTTCTTTCAGCCATTTCATTCAAAAAGCAAGTGACATGTGTACAAGTCTGGCATGCGGCAGGTGCCGTTAAGCAATTCGGGGCAAAAGACCCTTCCATTCAAAACCGTTCTGCCGGTGCAAGGAAAAGATTTTTAGAGGTATATAAAAAATTTGATTATGTTACGGCAGGTTCAGAGAGAATGGCGGAAATTTTTCAAGAAAGCTTTCAACTACCGACATCCCATATCCTAAGGACCGGGATACCTCGGACCGATTTCTTTTTCAATGATGAAGCCAAAAAAACTGCACGCAGTGCATTGCTAGCCAAGTATCCAGAACTTGAGCATAAGAAAATCATGTTATATGCCCCTACATTCCGTAATGACGGCTTGAACAATGGAGAGATAGCACTCAATTTGGAATTGCTCTACAAGGAACTTCAGGGTGAAAATTATGCGTTACTACTTAAACTGCATCCTGCCGTAAAAGCAGAGCATGATTTACGACATAAATTCCCAGGGTTCGTTTATCCTGTCAATAGTGAATTTCACGTAAATCAACTGCTGATCAGTACGGATCTTTTGATAACGGATTACTCTTCGATTCCATTTGAATTCTCTTTTCTGGAAAGACCAATGATATTCTTTGCATATGACTTAGAAAATTATGTGCAGGAACGGGGATTCTGGGAGGATTACTCCTCTTCCATGCCCGGATCGGTAGTATCTACCACAGAAGAGCTCTTAAGGAAAATCCGCGCCGCCGATCACCCATTCATGAAAATCGCTCCCTTTAACCAAAAATGGAATCAATACTCTACAGGAAATTCGAGTAGAAATTTAGTTGATTTCCTTTTTAAATAA
- a CDS encoding glycosyltransferase, whose amino-acid sequence MESRATMFCLLNSLDVNRGGMTKAALLQANLFAELGYETYILTFNFNPRYNTIIQQLIKQGKIDKRIKLLNMFESLSLTNRSTLQQKEIETIKRIEEFNAVLDKRAGFNAYRAYENGLYTTYINYDKENKVSFLDYFNEQRYRTKREEYDEYGYLRKVAYMDFELNKPRQMIYFDDKGQAYLSVWSNPKNGKANRVNHFNSNGALLSVHTNELDLKTKWVESIIKDYDYPVLVCDARTSDPVMMNIKLEKAIKIWRLHSNHVKPPYNVDGEIGVKIAPTLEAIDELDVALLLTESQKVDLEERFGKKDNIRVIPHYMKDFAESGWFSSFKKADNLAVIISRFSTLKRIDHSIKAFKKVVNRIPKAKLEIWGLGDEEPNLRKLIKELDLQNHVFLKGYTNDPGKLYQKALFSVVTSKSEGFSLGILESMSNGSPMISYDINYGPRDLIINEETGFIIENGNIDQLSEKMIWMFENKKAALNMGKNAVKDMKERFNKQQYIDKWVDTIETAVKNKKAKLGVYANK is encoded by the coding sequence ATGGAAAGTCGCGCGACGATGTTTTGCTTATTAAACTCATTGGACGTTAATCGGGGTGGAATGACAAAGGCCGCACTTCTGCAAGCTAACTTATTTGCAGAATTAGGTTATGAAACCTACATCCTTACCTTTAACTTCAATCCCCGATATAACACGATCATTCAACAACTAATTAAACAGGGTAAGATCGACAAGCGTATCAAACTTTTGAATATGTTTGAATCGTTAAGCCTTACAAACAGAAGTACGTTACAGCAGAAGGAAATTGAAACCATTAAACGGATTGAAGAGTTTAATGCAGTATTGGACAAACGTGCCGGTTTTAATGCATATAGAGCATATGAGAATGGATTATATACAACTTATATAAATTATGATAAAGAAAACAAAGTAAGTTTCCTTGATTACTTTAATGAACAACGTTATCGTACAAAACGTGAGGAGTATGATGAATACGGTTATCTTAGGAAAGTCGCCTACATGGATTTCGAATTGAATAAGCCAAGGCAAATGATCTATTTTGATGACAAAGGACAAGCTTACTTGTCCGTATGGTCCAACCCTAAGAATGGAAAAGCGAACCGCGTAAACCACTTCAATTCAAATGGTGCGCTACTATCCGTTCATACGAATGAGTTGGATCTAAAAACCAAATGGGTGGAGAGCATCATAAAAGACTATGATTACCCTGTTTTAGTTTGTGATGCCAGAACATCCGATCCGGTCATGATGAATATCAAGCTGGAAAAAGCAATTAAGATATGGAGACTCCATAGTAATCATGTTAAACCGCCATATAATGTAGACGGTGAAATTGGTGTAAAAATCGCTCCTACTTTGGAAGCCATCGATGAACTGGATGTAGCTTTGCTATTAACGGAATCACAAAAGGTTGATTTGGAGGAACGCTTTGGCAAAAAAGATAATATTCGAGTGATTCCTCATTATATGAAAGATTTCGCCGAATCCGGCTGGTTCAGTTCTTTTAAGAAAGCTGATAACTTAGCTGTCATCATTAGTCGATTCTCCACTTTGAAAAGAATCGACCATTCAATAAAAGCCTTCAAAAAAGTAGTCAATCGTATACCAAAAGCCAAATTGGAGATATGGGGCTTAGGTGATGAAGAACCGAATTTAAGAAAACTGATTAAGGAACTAGACTTACAAAATCATGTCTTCCTTAAAGGATATACGAATGATCCGGGTAAGCTTTATCAAAAGGCCTTGTTCTCTGTAGTAACAAGTAAAAGTGAAGGCTTCTCATTGGGCATTCTGGAAAGCATGTCAAATGGTTCGCCCATGATTAGTTATGATATAAACTACGGCCCACGGGATCTCATTATTAATGAGGAAACTGGATTTATAATAGAGAATGGCAATATCGATCAACTCTCCGAGAAGATGATTTGGATGTTTGAAAACAAAAAAGCTGCTTTGAATATGGGTAAGAATGCGGTTAAGGATATGAAAGAACGATTCAATAAGCAGCAATATATAGATAAATGGGTGGACACTATCGAAACAGCGGTAAAAAATAAAAAAGCTAAGCTTGGAGTTTATGCAAATAAATGA
- a CDS encoding peptidoglycan endopeptidase, which translates to MKKSVVAFSTLAILSSTFVSPALASTYTVKSGDNLSKIAQKHNTTVKDLKQLNNLKTDFLSINQKLIISNSKTTSNASSVSLKKTKNTTYTIVSGDTLTRIANKHNLTLAELMKLNNLKSDRIYAGAKLIVSKSTTTTTIDLPSSSKPSNVTQTPANSSTYIVVKGDTLSKISRKTNLTVAQLKSINSLESDLIRVGQKLKLGKSASTASPGKHDDGKVEAPSSGNKVTKLVSEAKKLIGTPYSWAGASPSGFDCSGFIYYTFKKAGYEVSRLSSSTYYDMGKRVTSPKSGDLIFFATGSNKSVVSHMGIYLGGGQFIHASSSKGVTISSTSNSYFKSRIIGYRSL; encoded by the coding sequence GTGAAAAAAAGTGTAGTCGCATTTTCGACATTAGCCATTTTATCTTCGACTTTTGTTTCTCCTGCCCTTGCCAGTACATATACAGTCAAAAGCGGTGATAACTTAAGTAAAATCGCCCAGAAGCATAATACGACGGTAAAAGACTTAAAACAGCTTAATAACTTAAAAACAGACTTTTTGAGTATTAACCAAAAATTAATTATTTCCAACTCCAAAACGACATCAAATGCTTCTTCAGTCTCCTTGAAAAAAACAAAGAATACTACATATACCATTGTTTCAGGTGATACCTTAACCAGGATAGCAAACAAGCATAACCTTACACTTGCTGAATTGATGAAATTGAATAATTTAAAATCCGATAGAATTTATGCGGGTGCTAAACTTATCGTATCTAAATCAACCACTACCACCACCATTGATCTACCAAGCAGCTCCAAGCCATCCAATGTTACTCAGACCCCAGCCAATTCGTCTACATACATTGTGGTAAAAGGGGACACACTTTCCAAGATCTCCAGAAAAACCAACTTGACTGTAGCCCAGCTTAAATCAATCAACTCGTTAGAGTCTGATCTAATCAGAGTGGGCCAAAAACTAAAATTAGGTAAATCGGCAAGTACAGCCTCTCCAGGTAAACATGATGATGGAAAAGTGGAAGCTCCAAGTTCCGGGAACAAAGTAACCAAGCTCGTTTCTGAAGCAAAGAAATTAATTGGAACACCATATTCGTGGGCGGGCGCCTCTCCATCAGGTTTCGATTGCAGTGGATTTATTTACTATACGTTCAAAAAGGCTGGATATGAAGTTTCCAGGCTTTCATCTTCCACATATTATGATATGGGTAAAAGGGTTACTTCACCGAAAAGTGGCGACCTTATCTTCTTTGCAACGGGTTCCAACAAATCAGTGGTAAGCCATATGGGAATTTACTTGGGTGGCGGACAGTTCATTCATGCCTCATCAAGTAAGGGAGTAACAATCAGTTCTACTTCAAACTCTTATTTCAAAAGTAGAATCATAGGATATAGAAGTTTATAG
- a CDS encoding LCP family protein codes for MRSEHKKKKKKRKTFKIIGFTLLILIIGAGTYGASVYQSLAGAIQTMQGTEHKTDKRVDDIKFKSKDPFSLLILGVDERKNDSGRSDTMIVMTVNPKKESIELLSLPRDTRTEIIGKGINDKMNHAYAYGGVSMSINTVENYMDIPIDYYVKMNMEGFQDIVNAVGGITVDNDMDLAYKGFNFNKGTIDLNGKEALIYSRIRKEDPRGDYGRQMRQRQVIQAVMKKGSSLSTLTNYDDIFEALGKNVETNLSFNEMLSIQNNYKSSLKNIEQYTLEGDNQKVDGVWYNIVPEDTKLEAQNRVKTHLGL; via the coding sequence ATGAGATCCGAACATAAAAAAAAGAAAAAGAAACGTAAAACGTTTAAAATAATCGGCTTCACCCTTCTTATCCTTATCATTGGCGCAGGTACTTATGGAGCTTCAGTTTATCAATCGTTAGCCGGAGCGATTCAAACTATGCAGGGTACAGAGCACAAAACGGATAAGCGTGTAGATGACATCAAGTTCAAAAGCAAAGATCCATTTTCATTACTCATTCTTGGCGTGGATGAAAGGAAAAATGACTCAGGTCGATCAGATACGATGATTGTCATGACGGTTAATCCTAAAAAAGAATCCATTGAATTATTGAGTTTACCCAGAGATACGCGTACAGAAATCATCGGTAAAGGCATAAATGATAAAATGAACCATGCCTATGCATATGGCGGAGTTTCCATGTCGATAAACACAGTGGAAAACTATATGGATATTCCGATTGATTATTACGTCAAAATGAATATGGAAGGCTTTCAGGATATTGTGAATGCTGTCGGTGGCATCACAGTTGATAATGATATGGACCTTGCCTATAAAGGGTTTAATTTTAATAAAGGCACAATCGACTTAAATGGTAAAGAGGCATTGATTTATTCCCGAATCCGCAAGGAAGATCCCCGCGGAGATTATGGACGGCAAATGCGGCAACGTCAGGTTATCCAAGCTGTCATGAAAAAAGGGTCAAGTCTCTCAACACTTACCAATTATGACGATATATTCGAAGCACTAGGTAAAAACGTTGAGACCAATTTAAGTTTCAATGAAATGTTGAGTATCCAAAATAACTATAAATCATCCCTAAAAAATATTGAACAATATACTCTTGAAGGTGACAATCAAAAGGTAGATGGCGTTTGGTACAACATCGTTCCGGAAGATACAAAACTTGAAGCCCAAAACCGTGTGAAAACACATCTGGGATTATAA
- a CDS encoding LTA synthase family protein has protein sequence MKYNLNQRLKERLFEILSISIVAILFIYTNDRMGNDLSVGIITIIIGVAGFIVYLKEWIPNWILKGIIFSVFLLSIMVFFLGDIWFYRYYSTPITSYMWMQKSNLNGLGESIFSMMEMKDSIFLLVGIPIAESFVKKKYPLKHMALVPAVIFLMIAGLKPVKNIFIDKVDITRRYEANTFLRNWGPIGHHLLDTYAYFTDSGGHGMSSKEKKAVSDYFNKKKIKDHAFSGSLEGKNLIIIQVESLQAFPLFQSSAGQEVTPFMNELAKEGLYFPHVYPQTVFGNSSDGELIVNTGLFPLKQGATFFRFPYNDFPGLAKELKKSDYQSYAFHGDEEDFWNRQHAYPSLGFDDYFSIEDMKQDEMISMGLGDRSFFNQSYDLLKDKQNPYYAFFVTLTSHVPFSLPKEQITLKPEVGKEGSYLSKYFEAIHYTDSAIGDFVKKLKDDGKLKDSVIVIYGDHDGLFLKDKHEVEAYYGSKISDEQWIEKYMPIPVIIYQEDMKGRTIDKVAGQIDILPTLYDLFNIKSSSYFGESMLNDEKGDALILKGDYGSQMKINEEGKVEGFSSEDQKEIDLSDQVIRSDYFKKTKD, from the coding sequence ATGAAGTATAACCTAAATCAGCGATTGAAGGAGAGGCTATTTGAGATTTTGTCCATTTCAATCGTGGCCATACTTTTCATTTATACGAATGATAGGATGGGTAATGATCTTTCTGTCGGGATTATTACGATAATCATCGGTGTTGCCGGTTTTATTGTTTATCTGAAGGAATGGATACCGAATTGGATCCTAAAGGGCATCATTTTTTCTGTCTTCCTTCTTTCGATCATGGTCTTTTTCCTTGGGGACATCTGGTTTTATCGCTATTACTCGACACCTATAACTTCCTATATGTGGATGCAAAAAAGCAATCTGAATGGGCTTGGTGAAAGTATATTCAGTATGATGGAAATGAAAGATTCAATCTTTCTTCTGGTAGGCATTCCAATTGCAGAATCATTCGTGAAGAAAAAATACCCCCTCAAGCATATGGCACTTGTACCGGCCGTGATTTTCCTGATGATAGCAGGGCTTAAGCCGGTAAAGAATATTTTTATCGACAAGGTGGATATAACCCGGCGTTATGAGGCGAATACCTTCTTGCGAAACTGGGGCCCGATCGGTCATCACTTATTGGACACGTATGCCTACTTTACTGACTCGGGAGGGCATGGAATGTCTTCGAAAGAAAAGAAGGCCGTTTCTGATTACTTTAATAAAAAGAAAATAAAGGATCATGCCTTTTCAGGTTCATTGGAGGGGAAGAATCTCATTATCATCCAAGTGGAATCTTTACAGGCGTTTCCGCTATTTCAAAGTAGTGCCGGACAGGAGGTCACACCATTCATGAATGAATTGGCGAAGGAGGGTTTGTACTTCCCGCATGTATATCCACAGACCGTATTTGGAAATTCATCTGATGGAGAGCTGATCGTGAATACCGGTTTATTTCCTTTAAAGCAAGGCGCGACCTTTTTTCGGTTCCCTTATAATGATTTCCCGGGTCTTGCTAAAGAATTAAAGAAGTCGGATTATCAAAGTTATGCTTTCCACGGGGATGAAGAAGACTTTTGGAATAGGCAGCATGCATATCCCTCACTAGGGTTTGATGACTATTTTTCCATAGAGGACATGAAGCAAGATGAGATGATTTCGATGGGCTTGGGAGACCGCAGTTTCTTCAATCAAAGCTATGATTTATTAAAAGATAAACAAAATCCCTATTATGCTTTTTTCGTTACATTGACCAGCCATGTACCTTTTTCGCTACCGAAGGAACAGATAACATTGAAGCCTGAAGTTGGAAAAGAGGGCAGTTATCTATCTAAATATTTTGAAGCAATTCATTATACGGATTCAGCCATCGGGGATTTCGTAAAGAAATTGAAGGATGACGGGAAATTGAAAGACAGCGTGATTGTCATTTACGGAGATCATGATGGGCTATTTTTAAAAGATAAACACGAGGTTGAAGCGTATTACGGTAGTAAAATTAGCGATGAGCAGTGGATTGAAAAATATATGCCCATTCCCGTGATCATTTATCAGGAGGATATGAAAGGAAGAACGATTGATAAGGTAGCGGGCCAAATCGATATTTTACCAACTCTATATGATCTGTTCAATATTAAGAGTTCTTCATACTTTGGAGAGAGCATGCTTAATGACGAAAAAGGTGATGCTTTGATATTAAAAGGGGATTATGGTTCTCAAATGAAAATTAATGAAGAGGGCAAGGTCGAAGGATTTTCATCAGAAGACCAAAAGGAGATTGATCTGAGTGACCAAGTGATACGTTCCGATTATTTTAAAAAAACGAAGGATTGA
- a CDS encoding SLAP domain-containing protein, whose product MMSLFGKRDIRVNEKKNHLTIDEREVLNQDAVHTALMFHKEWEISKQEEYVYRFHHQRLAALKPNQISISGVKLNRVEDDVIIVAFLRNSLEKAVQFDIVDLLIVDGNGKLLAKKAFDLSNLGEIPALSSMPWRFLFEEGDMLAESIPDEDWKIAFEWKR is encoded by the coding sequence ATGATGAGTTTATTTGGAAAAAGGGATATAAGGGTTAATGAAAAGAAAAACCATTTAACTATAGATGAACGTGAGGTACTCAATCAGGACGCTGTTCATACTGCCCTGATGTTTCACAAGGAATGGGAAATTTCCAAGCAAGAGGAATATGTATATAGATTCCACCATCAAAGGCTGGCTGCATTAAAACCGAATCAAATTTCAATATCCGGCGTTAAGCTGAATAGGGTGGAGGATGATGTAATCATAGTTGCTTTTCTCCGAAATTCATTGGAGAAAGCAGTCCAGTTTGATATCGTGGATTTATTGATAGTGGATGGGAACGGAAAATTATTGGCAAAAAAGGCATTCGATCTATCAAACCTGGGGGAGATACCGGCACTTTCAAGCATGCCATGGCGTTTCTTATTCGAAGAAGGGGATATGTTGGCAGAATCGATTCCTGATGAAGATTGGAAGATTGCTTTTGAATGGAAGAGATAG
- the secA gene encoding preprotein translocase subunit SecA, which yields MLSSMKKFFKESSKDLKRIYKLVEDVNRLEGKYERYSDQELCGMKDRFKNLLDAGKNISDIQTEAFAVVREASKRVLNLRHHDVQLAGGFVLSEGGIAQMNTGEGKTLVATLPSYLHALCGNGVHIITANEYLARRDKELMGKIHEFLGLTVGLNISQMGPTAKREAYKADITYGTATEFGFDYLRDNMVFRREEKVQRGHRFAIVDEIDSILIDEARTPLIIAGKASDGTELHQITAQIMKSYIENDDYEIFTESKAAFFTDQGASKIEEAFGIDNLYDLDHQELLHNVTQALKAHAIMKLDVDYIVMDGRISLIDKFTGRVMEGRSFSDGLHQAIEAKEGLEISEENETQALITIQNYFRLYHSMSGMTGSAVQSKSEFRETYQLPVIEIPTNKPIIRVDEIDLIYKDEISKINKIVTEVKRIHEEGRPILIGTTSIEQSEKISVHLDKGKIKHQILNAKTEEDEAEIIANAGQKNQVMLATNMAGRGTDIVLDDAVKELGGLHIIGTERHESSRIDMQLRGRSGRQGDPGSTQFIISLEDDLFDYYDEEEIERYINKIKTDENGLVVGPAPDKFMKRVQETIEQMHQSSRYHLLKLEHALNEQRKIIYAMRDRILDWDSGRMSVILLEYIEKYVRRLIEKHYPEHLAEPDSSAFIDELSPVFLSLDWQASDLKDLEGHLVEAKALDALGELESMLVIFQDDAEWGNQLRAFMLQHIDTNWMNHLDEMNSMKEGVGLSGYGQQDPYMLFEKVALSQFNLLLSIIESEISIRFMEYMNSNQEDEAALESEE from the coding sequence ATGCTATCCAGTATGAAAAAGTTCTTCAAAGAAAGCTCTAAAGACTTAAAGAGAATTTATAAGTTGGTAGAAGATGTGAATCGACTAGAGGGTAAGTATGAAAGATATTCAGATCAAGAATTATGCGGAATGAAGGATAGATTTAAAAACTTATTGGATGCTGGTAAAAATATATCGGATATACAAACCGAAGCTTTTGCGGTAGTAAGGGAGGCTTCTAAACGAGTGTTGAACCTTAGGCACCATGATGTCCAGCTTGCAGGTGGCTTTGTCCTGAGTGAAGGGGGCATTGCACAAATGAATACGGGAGAGGGGAAGACACTTGTCGCTACCTTGCCTAGCTATTTACATGCACTGTGCGGGAATGGTGTCCATATTATTACGGCCAATGAATATTTGGCCAGACGTGATAAAGAGTTAATGGGAAAAATTCATGAATTTCTAGGGTTGACGGTCGGTTTGAACATTTCCCAAATGGGGCCTACTGCAAAACGTGAAGCTTATAAAGCAGATATCACGTATGGAACGGCAACAGAGTTCGGTTTTGATTATTTGCGTGACAATATGGTTTTCCGAAGGGAAGAGAAGGTTCAAAGAGGACACCGATTTGCCATTGTCGATGAGATTGACAGCATCTTGATTGATGAAGCGAGGACACCATTAATCATTGCGGGCAAGGCAAGCGACGGAACCGAGCTTCACCAGATCACTGCACAAATCATGAAGTCATATATAGAAAATGATGATTACGAGATTTTCACTGAGTCAAAGGCGGCCTTTTTCACGGATCAAGGGGCTTCCAAGATTGAAGAGGCTTTTGGTATCGACAATCTGTATGATCTGGATCATCAAGAGTTATTACATAATGTCACACAGGCGCTTAAAGCCCACGCGATCATGAAATTGGATGTGGACTACATTGTCATGGATGGAAGGATTTCATTAATCGATAAATTCACAGGCAGGGTGATGGAAGGGCGAAGCTTCAGTGATGGGCTTCATCAAGCAATTGAGGCAAAAGAGGGCTTGGAGATTTCCGAAGAGAATGAAACACAGGCGTTGATAACCATCCAAAATTACTTTCGTTTATATCATTCAATGTCTGGGATGACAGGCAGTGCCGTGCAATCAAAGTCGGAATTCCGGGAAACATATCAGCTCCCCGTCATTGAAATTCCAACTAATAAGCCTATTATTCGAGTGGATGAGATTGATTTGATCTATAAGGATGAAATCAGCAAAATCAACAAAATCGTCACGGAAGTAAAACGGATTCATGAAGAAGGCAGACCTATTCTGATCGGGACGACCTCCATTGAGCAATCTGAAAAAATTTCGGTTCATTTAGATAAGGGGAAAATTAAGCATCAAATCCTTAATGCGAAGACGGAAGAGGATGAAGCGGAAATCATCGCCAATGCCGGGCAAAAAAATCAAGTCATGCTGGCTACGAACATGGCTGGGAGAGGAACGGATATAGTGCTGGATGATGCTGTCAAGGAATTGGGCGGCCTTCATATCATCGGTACGGAGCGACACGAGAGCAGTCGGATTGACATGCAGCTAAGGGGACGTTCCGGCCGGCAGGGTGATCCAGGTTCAACACAATTCATCATTTCCTTGGAAGATGATTTGTTTGATTACTATGATGAAGAAGAGATCGAACGGTATATAAATAAAATCAAAACGGACGAAAATGGATTGGTGGTGGGCCCTGCACCCGATAAATTCATGAAAAGGGTGCAGGAAACGATAGAGCAGATGCATCAATCAAGTCGTTACCATTTATTGAAGTTAGAACATGCATTAAATGAGCAAAGAAAAATCATCTATGCGATGAGAGATAGGATTCTTGATTGGGATTCTGGACGGATGTCGGTCATATTACTAGAATATATCGAAAAATACGTTCGTCGACTCATAGAGAAACATTACCCTGAACATCTAGCAGAACCTGATTCCTCCGCCTTTATTGATGAGCTTTCCCCTGTTTTCCTGTCTTTGGATTGGCAGGCAAGTGATTTGAAGGATTTGGAAGGTCATTTAGTTGAAGCAAAAGCATTGGATGCTTTAGGTGAATTGGAATCGATGCTAGTAATTTTTCAAGACGATGCAGAATGGGGAAACCAGTTACGTGCTTTCATGCTGCAGCATATTGATACAAATTGGATGAATCATTTGGACGAAATGAATAGTATGAAGGAAGGCGTTGGTTTAAGCGGATATGGTCAACAGGACCCATATATGTTGTTTGAAAAAGTGGCACTTAGCCAATTCAACCTTCTCTTAAGTATAATCGAGTCGGAGATAAGCATCCGTTTTATGGAATATATGAATAGCAATCAGGAAGATGAAGCTGCTTTGGAGAGTGAAGAATGA
- a CDS encoding alkaline phosphatase: MNKTSTRFILKLTQPHHFGLLVLICIICMTSPIQAEIKNTPKNVILLIGDGMGLGAIEIARQLEYGKTGVLHLEKLEHIALMRTYSANNYVTDSAAGGSAIATGIKTNNESIGVDVNGSEVDSVLDAFQANGKKVGIISTNMVVDATPAAFGASVSNRWTGGANIARQLFENRIDVILGGGASYFGADKQNGEDLITKFKKAGYGITTTKEELSSINKTEKLLGLFHPTYMNFKLDKEVLHSQEPSLPEMTSKAIDILSQGDKGFFLMAEGARIDHMEHAADITGIWKETIEFDQTVKEVVNWAKNRNDTLIVVLADHETMGTSASETMDIPALKKIRVSSEYMSKQLTFNKNNEINPESVVSTFKKYAHISLTDQEVHQFIANVRKNRTLVYPQHQIDWEIGSTIAKHHKAGVADRSIRAASSTGGHTANMIPVFASGPGSEAFDGVIENTDVSKIITKAAGVPFTPGQHKTKEE, from the coding sequence ATGAATAAGACATCCACAAGATTCATTCTTAAACTTACACAGCCTCATCACTTTGGATTACTCGTTCTTATCTGCATTATTTGCATGACCTCTCCTATTCAAGCAGAGATCAAAAACACCCCCAAGAATGTCATATTGCTGATTGGCGACGGCATGGGGTTAGGTGCAATAGAAATTGCCCGACAATTGGAATACGGAAAGACAGGCGTTTTGCATTTGGAAAAACTGGAGCACATTGCCCTGATGCGCACGTATTCCGCCAATAATTACGTCACTGACTCGGCAGCAGGAGGGTCCGCGATTGCCACTGGAATAAAAACCAACAATGAATCGATCGGTGTTGATGTCAATGGTTCCGAGGTAGATAGTGTATTGGATGCATTTCAGGCGAATGGAAAAAAAGTCGGGATCATTTCAACCAATATGGTAGTCGATGCCACTCCTGCTGCCTTTGGCGCAAGTGTGTCTAACCGGTGGACAGGCGGCGCAAATATCGCGAGGCAGCTCTTTGAGAACCGGATTGACGTCATTCTCGGCGGAGGTGCCAGCTATTTCGGGGCAGATAAGCAAAATGGCGAGGATTTAATCACTAAATTTAAAAAAGCAGGCTATGGGATTACGACCACTAAAGAAGAGCTTAGTTCCATTAATAAAACGGAAAAACTATTAGGGTTATTTCACCCTACCTATATGAATTTTAAGCTGGATAAAGAAGTATTACATTCACAAGAGCCATCTCTACCCGAAATGACATCCAAAGCGATTGATATTTTATCTCAGGGTGATAAAGGATTCTTCCTGATGGCTGAAGGTGCTCGTATTGACCACATGGAGCATGCGGCCGATATCACTGGAATATGGAAGGAAACGATCGAGTTTGACCAGACCGTCAAAGAGGTTGTGAATTGGGCAAAAAATAGAAATGATACTTTGATTGTTGTGCTTGCAGACCACGAAACAATGGGGACCTCCGCATCTGAGACCATGGATATCCCTGCATTGAAAAAAATCAGGGTTTCTTCTGAATATATGTCCAAACAGCTTACATTCAATAAAAATAACGAAATCAATCCAGAAAGTGTCGTTTCCACATTCAAGAAGTATGCACATATATCCCTTACGGATCAGGAAGTTCATCAATTCATCGCTAACGTTAGAAAGAATAGAACGCTTGTCTATCCACAGCATCAAATTGATTGGGAAATCGGAAGCACCATCGCCAAGCATCATAAGGCAGGTGTAGCTGATCGAAGCATAAGGGCTGCCAGTTCCACAGGAGGGCACACCGCCAATATGATACCCGTTTTTGCTTCGGGCCCAGGCAGTGAAGCCTTTGATGGGGTCATTGAAAATACGGATGTTTCGAAAATCATCACAAAAGCCGCCGGTGTTCCGTTCACACCCGGTCAGCATAAAACAAAAGAAGAATGA